In Macadamia integrifolia cultivar HAES 741 chromosome 12, SCU_Mint_v3, whole genome shotgun sequence, the following are encoded in one genomic region:
- the LOC122057790 gene encoding yrdC domain-containing protein, mitochondrial isoform X1: protein MNFPAKFAERLSLDFALCPSLEGPAKLGFFKLLHQKSRLVGGFSYKMACGLNKCDLGLERKTGVVLPANEAYAEEAIAAIRFDKVVAVPTDTLYGFACDACSTEAVNRIYEIKGRKQTSPLAISVGDVQDISRFAVIEHLPHGLLDDLLPGPVTVVLRRGDSSILEKSLNPGLDSIGVRVPGSNFIRSIARGSGSALALTSANRSGQPSSVCIKDFQDLWEYCVYVFDGGLLPSGRSGSTVVDLTNIGKYKILRPGSAMEETVAVLKRYSIEEATAT from the exons ATGAACTTTCCCGCGAAATTCGCAGAAAGATTGTCCCTTGATTTTGCGCTCTGTCCATCTCTCGAAG GTCCGGCCAAGTTGGGTTTTTTCAAATTGCTACACCAAAAGAGTAGACTGGTAGGAGGTTTCTCTTATAAAATGGCTTGTGGTTTGAATAAATGCGACTTGGGCCTAGAGAGAAAGACGGGGGTTGTTCTTCCAGCCAACGAAGCCTATGCTGAGGAGGCCATTGCTGCTATCAGATTTGACAAAGTTGTTGCAGTGCCAACCGATACGCTCTATGGATTTGCTTGTGACGCCTG TTCTACAGAAGCAGTGAACAGAATATATGAAATCAAAGGACGTAAGCAGACAAGCCCTCTAGCAATTTCTGTCGGGGATGTACAAGACATAAGCCGTTTTGCTGTCATTGAGCATTTGCCTCATGGGTTGCTTGACGATCTCCTTCCTGGACCAGTGACTGTTGTGCTAAGGCGAG gcGATTCTAGTATTCTTGAGAAGTCCTTGAATCCAGGATTGGATAGTATTGGTGTCAGAGTGCCAGGCTCCAACTTTATTCGGTCCATCGCACGTGGTTCTGGAAGTGCTCTGGCCCTTACAAGTGCAAACCGAAGTGGGCAGCCTAGCAGTGTGTGCATTAAAGATTTTCAAGACCTTTGGGAGTACTGTGTCTATGTTTTCGATGGTGGTCTGCTCCCTTCAGGACGTTCTGGATCAACAGTTGTGGATCTCACCAACATAGGAAAGTACAAGATCCTTAGACCCGGGAG TGCCATGGAAGAGACTGTAGCAGTTCTCAAGAGATATTCCATAGAAGAAGCAACAGCAACTTGA
- the LOC122057788 gene encoding uncharacterized protein LOC122057788 isoform X3, which translates to MPPTPSPTPTRVNLPRTPSLISDRTNESPGTSSSRGRSSRRGILPRVSFKYRSSTTDIEKAGATALGTPSTGPQEKPFFVSRPLSLTKLLTPRMKRPSSLPVTPIAHSNPESTRGGSVVDPLNSNKKGAQRKMSRSLSVPVNNKGRSIKRTESLGGVFRVIPSTPRVTEGSAVMSNATTPTGDAENNGADDEDIPVEEAVCRICLIELGEGPDTLKLECSCKGELALAHQECAIKWFSIKGNKTCDVCKQEVQNLPVTLLRIQTVRSLNTNVNRSRQRAVSQYRVWQDVPVVVIVSMLAYFCFLEQLLVTKMGTSAIAMSLPFSCILGLLASMTSSTMVRRRFVWVYASVQFALVVLFAHIFYSLLHVQAVLSILLSTFAGFGVAMSGNSIIVEFLRWRSRWHARAAFRRGSQEVHPPEPEPNRLQNEPGN; encoded by the exons ATGCCCCCAACACCAAGTCCTACTCCCACAAGGGTGAATCTTCCCCGAACACCAAGCCTTATTTCTGATAGAACAAACGAGTCCCCAGGTACCTCCTCATCTAGAGGAAGGTCATCTAGAAGAGGCATCCTACCACGAGTAAGCTTCAAGTACCGGAGTTCAACTACAGACATTGAGAAGGCAGGTGCCACAGCTCTAGGTACTCCATCAACGGGGCCTCAGGAGAAGCCCTTCTTTGTCTCAAGGCCCTTGTCCCTTACTAAGCTATTAACACCCAGGATGAAGAGACCATCATCCCTGCCTGTCACTCCAATTGCTCACTCAAACCCTGAATCTACACGTGGAGGAAGCGTTGTTGATCCCTTAAATTCAAAT AAGAAGGGAGCCCAACGAAAGATGTCTCGTTCCCTCTCTGTCCCTGTGAACAACAAAGGAAGAAGCATAAAGCGAACAGAGTCCTTAGGTGGTGTGTTTCGTGTAATCCCATCGACTCCAAGAGTGACAGAAGGGAGCGCTGTCATGTCAAATGCAACAACACCCACAGGAGATGCTG AGAACAATGGTgctgatgatgaagatattccTGTAGAAGAGGCTGtgtgtagaatttgtttgattGAACTTGGTGAAGGACCTGATACCCTAAAGTTGGAATGTAGCTGCAAAGGTGAACTTGCACTGGCCCACCAAGAATGTGCTATAAAATGGTTCAGCATCAAGGGTAACAAAACTTGTGATGTTTGTAAGCAAGAGGTTCAGAACTTACCAGTCACCCTATTACGGATCCAAACTGTCCGTTCTCTTAATACAAATGTGAATAGATCTCGGCAGAGAGCAGTTTCTCAGTACAG AGTATGGCAGGATGTGCCTGTTGTTGTCATCGTTAGTATGCTTGCCTACTTCTGTTTTCTGGAGCAGCTTCTG GTCACCAAAATGGGTACTAGTGCAATTGCCATGTCCTTGCCATTTTCCTGCATACTCGGTCTTCTTGCATCCATGACATCATCAACCATGG TGAGGAGAAGATTTGTTTGGGTTTACGCATCAGTTCAATTTGCGCTGGTTGTTCTCTTTGCTCATATTTTCTACTCATTG CTTCATGTGCAAGCCGTTCTATCCATTCTCCTCTCCACCTTTGCTGGTTTTGGTGTTGCAATGAGTGgtaattctattattgttgagTTCTTGAGATGGAGGAGTCGTTGGCACGCTAGGGCAGCTTTTCGACGTGGCTCTCAAGAAGTTCATCCACCCGAGCCTGAACCCAACCGGCTCCAAAATGAACCCGGAAATTAA
- the LOC122057790 gene encoding yrdC domain-containing protein, mitochondrial isoform X3 — MACGLNKCDLGLERKTGVVLPANEAYAEEAIAAIRFDKVVAVPTDTLYGFACDACSTEAVNRIYEIKGRKQTSPLAISVGDVQDISRFAVIEHLPHGLLDDLLPGPVTVVLRRGDSSILEKSLNPGLDSIGVRVPGSNFIRSIARGSGSALALTSANRSGQPSSVCIKDFQDLWEYCVYVFDGGLLPSGRSGSTVVDLTNIGKYKILRPGSAMEETVAVLKRYSIEEATAT, encoded by the exons ATGGCTTGTGGTTTGAATAAATGCGACTTGGGCCTAGAGAGAAAGACGGGGGTTGTTCTTCCAGCCAACGAAGCCTATGCTGAGGAGGCCATTGCTGCTATCAGATTTGACAAAGTTGTTGCAGTGCCAACCGATACGCTCTATGGATTTGCTTGTGACGCCTG TTCTACAGAAGCAGTGAACAGAATATATGAAATCAAAGGACGTAAGCAGACAAGCCCTCTAGCAATTTCTGTCGGGGATGTACAAGACATAAGCCGTTTTGCTGTCATTGAGCATTTGCCTCATGGGTTGCTTGACGATCTCCTTCCTGGACCAGTGACTGTTGTGCTAAGGCGAG gcGATTCTAGTATTCTTGAGAAGTCCTTGAATCCAGGATTGGATAGTATTGGTGTCAGAGTGCCAGGCTCCAACTTTATTCGGTCCATCGCACGTGGTTCTGGAAGTGCTCTGGCCCTTACAAGTGCAAACCGAAGTGGGCAGCCTAGCAGTGTGTGCATTAAAGATTTTCAAGACCTTTGGGAGTACTGTGTCTATGTTTTCGATGGTGGTCTGCTCCCTTCAGGACGTTCTGGATCAACAGTTGTGGATCTCACCAACATAGGAAAGTACAAGATCCTTAGACCCGGGAG TGCCATGGAAGAGACTGTAGCAGTTCTCAAGAGATATTCCATAGAAGAAGCAACAGCAACTTGA
- the LOC122057788 gene encoding uncharacterized protein LOC122057788 isoform X1 → MMETEGESNSHEMHEVGSSDKTVVPPPPNYKADVSTGITENKVSSTILLQADVSTGITEKTPTVQHWKKKNLFLEIPSRTLEISSRDFVRINMPPTPSPTPTRVNLPRTPSLISDRTNESPGTSSSRGRSSRRGILPRVSFKYRSSTTDIEKAGATALGTPSTGPQEKPFFVSRPLSLTKLLTPRMKRPSSLPVTPIAHSNPESTRGGSVVDPLNSNKKGAQRKMSRSLSVPVNNKGRSIKRTESLGGVFRVIPSTPRVTEGSAVMSNATTPTGDAENNGADDEDIPVEEAVCRICLIELGEGPDTLKLECSCKGELALAHQECAIKWFSIKGNKTCDVCKQEVQNLPVTLLRIQTVRSLNTNVNRSRQRAVSQYRVWQDVPVVVIVSMLAYFCFLEQLLVTKMGTSAIAMSLPFSCILGLLASMTSSTMVRRRFVWVYASVQFALVVLFAHIFYSLLHVQAVLSILLSTFAGFGVAMSGNSIIVEFLRWRSRWHARAAFRRGSQEVHPPEPEPNRLQNEPGN, encoded by the exons ATGATGGAAACTGAAGGGGAATCCAATTCCCACGAGATGCACGAGGTGGGTTCATCTGACAAAACAGTTGTTCCACCTCCACCAAATTACAAG GCTGATGTTTCAACTGGAATAACAGAGAATAAAGTAAGCTCTACTATTCTTTTGCAGGCTGATGTTTCAACTGGAATAACAGAGAAAACCCCTACTGTTCAacattggaaaaagaaaaatctcttcTTGGAGATACCCTCAAGAACATTGGAGATCTCCTCTCGGGATTTTGTGAGAATAAATATGCCCCCAACACCAAGTCCTACTCCCACAAGGGTGAATCTTCCCCGAACACCAAGCCTTATTTCTGATAGAACAAACGAGTCCCCAGGTACCTCCTCATCTAGAGGAAGGTCATCTAGAAGAGGCATCCTACCACGAGTAAGCTTCAAGTACCGGAGTTCAACTACAGACATTGAGAAGGCAGGTGCCACAGCTCTAGGTACTCCATCAACGGGGCCTCAGGAGAAGCCCTTCTTTGTCTCAAGGCCCTTGTCCCTTACTAAGCTATTAACACCCAGGATGAAGAGACCATCATCCCTGCCTGTCACTCCAATTGCTCACTCAAACCCTGAATCTACACGTGGAGGAAGCGTTGTTGATCCCTTAAATTCAAAT AAGAAGGGAGCCCAACGAAAGATGTCTCGTTCCCTCTCTGTCCCTGTGAACAACAAAGGAAGAAGCATAAAGCGAACAGAGTCCTTAGGTGGTGTGTTTCGTGTAATCCCATCGACTCCAAGAGTGACAGAAGGGAGCGCTGTCATGTCAAATGCAACAACACCCACAGGAGATGCTG AGAACAATGGTgctgatgatgaagatattccTGTAGAAGAGGCTGtgtgtagaatttgtttgattGAACTTGGTGAAGGACCTGATACCCTAAAGTTGGAATGTAGCTGCAAAGGTGAACTTGCACTGGCCCACCAAGAATGTGCTATAAAATGGTTCAGCATCAAGGGTAACAAAACTTGTGATGTTTGTAAGCAAGAGGTTCAGAACTTACCAGTCACCCTATTACGGATCCAAACTGTCCGTTCTCTTAATACAAATGTGAATAGATCTCGGCAGAGAGCAGTTTCTCAGTACAG AGTATGGCAGGATGTGCCTGTTGTTGTCATCGTTAGTATGCTTGCCTACTTCTGTTTTCTGGAGCAGCTTCTG GTCACCAAAATGGGTACTAGTGCAATTGCCATGTCCTTGCCATTTTCCTGCATACTCGGTCTTCTTGCATCCATGACATCATCAACCATGG TGAGGAGAAGATTTGTTTGGGTTTACGCATCAGTTCAATTTGCGCTGGTTGTTCTCTTTGCTCATATTTTCTACTCATTG CTTCATGTGCAAGCCGTTCTATCCATTCTCCTCTCCACCTTTGCTGGTTTTGGTGTTGCAATGAGTGgtaattctattattgttgagTTCTTGAGATGGAGGAGTCGTTGGCACGCTAGGGCAGCTTTTCGACGTGGCTCTCAAGAAGTTCATCCACCCGAGCCTGAACCCAACCGGCTCCAAAATGAACCCGGAAATTAA
- the LOC122057788 gene encoding uncharacterized protein LOC122057788 isoform X2, with product MMETEGESNSHEMHEVGSSDKTVVPPPPNYKADVSTGITEKTPTVQHWKKKNLFLEIPSRTLEISSRDFVRINMPPTPSPTPTRVNLPRTPSLISDRTNESPGTSSSRGRSSRRGILPRVSFKYRSSTTDIEKAGATALGTPSTGPQEKPFFVSRPLSLTKLLTPRMKRPSSLPVTPIAHSNPESTRGGSVVDPLNSNKKGAQRKMSRSLSVPVNNKGRSIKRTESLGGVFRVIPSTPRVTEGSAVMSNATTPTGDAENNGADDEDIPVEEAVCRICLIELGEGPDTLKLECSCKGELALAHQECAIKWFSIKGNKTCDVCKQEVQNLPVTLLRIQTVRSLNTNVNRSRQRAVSQYRVWQDVPVVVIVSMLAYFCFLEQLLVTKMGTSAIAMSLPFSCILGLLASMTSSTMVRRRFVWVYASVQFALVVLFAHIFYSLLHVQAVLSILLSTFAGFGVAMSGNSIIVEFLRWRSRWHARAAFRRGSQEVHPPEPEPNRLQNEPGN from the exons ATGATGGAAACTGAAGGGGAATCCAATTCCCACGAGATGCACGAGGTGGGTTCATCTGACAAAACAGTTGTTCCACCTCCACCAAATTACAAG GCTGATGTTTCAACTGGAATAACAGAGAAAACCCCTACTGTTCAacattggaaaaagaaaaatctcttcTTGGAGATACCCTCAAGAACATTGGAGATCTCCTCTCGGGATTTTGTGAGAATAAATATGCCCCCAACACCAAGTCCTACTCCCACAAGGGTGAATCTTCCCCGAACACCAAGCCTTATTTCTGATAGAACAAACGAGTCCCCAGGTACCTCCTCATCTAGAGGAAGGTCATCTAGAAGAGGCATCCTACCACGAGTAAGCTTCAAGTACCGGAGTTCAACTACAGACATTGAGAAGGCAGGTGCCACAGCTCTAGGTACTCCATCAACGGGGCCTCAGGAGAAGCCCTTCTTTGTCTCAAGGCCCTTGTCCCTTACTAAGCTATTAACACCCAGGATGAAGAGACCATCATCCCTGCCTGTCACTCCAATTGCTCACTCAAACCCTGAATCTACACGTGGAGGAAGCGTTGTTGATCCCTTAAATTCAAAT AAGAAGGGAGCCCAACGAAAGATGTCTCGTTCCCTCTCTGTCCCTGTGAACAACAAAGGAAGAAGCATAAAGCGAACAGAGTCCTTAGGTGGTGTGTTTCGTGTAATCCCATCGACTCCAAGAGTGACAGAAGGGAGCGCTGTCATGTCAAATGCAACAACACCCACAGGAGATGCTG AGAACAATGGTgctgatgatgaagatattccTGTAGAAGAGGCTGtgtgtagaatttgtttgattGAACTTGGTGAAGGACCTGATACCCTAAAGTTGGAATGTAGCTGCAAAGGTGAACTTGCACTGGCCCACCAAGAATGTGCTATAAAATGGTTCAGCATCAAGGGTAACAAAACTTGTGATGTTTGTAAGCAAGAGGTTCAGAACTTACCAGTCACCCTATTACGGATCCAAACTGTCCGTTCTCTTAATACAAATGTGAATAGATCTCGGCAGAGAGCAGTTTCTCAGTACAG AGTATGGCAGGATGTGCCTGTTGTTGTCATCGTTAGTATGCTTGCCTACTTCTGTTTTCTGGAGCAGCTTCTG GTCACCAAAATGGGTACTAGTGCAATTGCCATGTCCTTGCCATTTTCCTGCATACTCGGTCTTCTTGCATCCATGACATCATCAACCATGG TGAGGAGAAGATTTGTTTGGGTTTACGCATCAGTTCAATTTGCGCTGGTTGTTCTCTTTGCTCATATTTTCTACTCATTG CTTCATGTGCAAGCCGTTCTATCCATTCTCCTCTCCACCTTTGCTGGTTTTGGTGTTGCAATGAGTGgtaattctattattgttgagTTCTTGAGATGGAGGAGTCGTTGGCACGCTAGGGCAGCTTTTCGACGTGGCTCTCAAGAAGTTCATCCACCCGAGCCTGAACCCAACCGGCTCCAAAATGAACCCGGAAATTAA
- the LOC122057790 gene encoding yrdC domain-containing protein, mitochondrial isoform X2, whose translation MFSLLPNPCNGPAKLGFFKLLHQKSRLVGGFSYKMACGLNKCDLGLERKTGVVLPANEAYAEEAIAAIRFDKVVAVPTDTLYGFACDACSTEAVNRIYEIKGRKQTSPLAISVGDVQDISRFAVIEHLPHGLLDDLLPGPVTVVLRRGDSSILEKSLNPGLDSIGVRVPGSNFIRSIARGSGSALALTSANRSGQPSSVCIKDFQDLWEYCVYVFDGGLLPSGRSGSTVVDLTNIGKYKILRPGSAMEETVAVLKRYSIEEATAT comes from the exons ATGTTTTCGCTGCTTCCAAACCCATGTAATG GTCCGGCCAAGTTGGGTTTTTTCAAATTGCTACACCAAAAGAGTAGACTGGTAGGAGGTTTCTCTTATAAAATGGCTTGTGGTTTGAATAAATGCGACTTGGGCCTAGAGAGAAAGACGGGGGTTGTTCTTCCAGCCAACGAAGCCTATGCTGAGGAGGCCATTGCTGCTATCAGATTTGACAAAGTTGTTGCAGTGCCAACCGATACGCTCTATGGATTTGCTTGTGACGCCTG TTCTACAGAAGCAGTGAACAGAATATATGAAATCAAAGGACGTAAGCAGACAAGCCCTCTAGCAATTTCTGTCGGGGATGTACAAGACATAAGCCGTTTTGCTGTCATTGAGCATTTGCCTCATGGGTTGCTTGACGATCTCCTTCCTGGACCAGTGACTGTTGTGCTAAGGCGAG gcGATTCTAGTATTCTTGAGAAGTCCTTGAATCCAGGATTGGATAGTATTGGTGTCAGAGTGCCAGGCTCCAACTTTATTCGGTCCATCGCACGTGGTTCTGGAAGTGCTCTGGCCCTTACAAGTGCAAACCGAAGTGGGCAGCCTAGCAGTGTGTGCATTAAAGATTTTCAAGACCTTTGGGAGTACTGTGTCTATGTTTTCGATGGTGGTCTGCTCCCTTCAGGACGTTCTGGATCAACAGTTGTGGATCTCACCAACATAGGAAAGTACAAGATCCTTAGACCCGGGAG TGCCATGGAAGAGACTGTAGCAGTTCTCAAGAGATATTCCATAGAAGAAGCAACAGCAACTTGA